In the genome of Micropterus dolomieu isolate WLL.071019.BEF.003 ecotype Adirondacks unplaced genomic scaffold, ASM2129224v1 contig_13876, whole genome shotgun sequence, the window CTCGTAGATCAGACCGGAGATCCGCTTGACTCCACCGCGGCGGGCCAGACGACGGATGGCGGGTTTGGTGATGCCCTGGATGTTATCACGGAGCACTTTGCGGTGACGCTTAGCGCCTCCTTTCCCCAGTCCTTTTCCTCCCTTGCCTCTTCCACTCATGATGCAGGGTTGTAGTTTGAACAAACTGATGAATTTGACGGTGAGCATGCGCTATTTACATCTTATCTACGGACGTAATAGAAGACAGAAGGCGCGAGTATCTTTGGGCAGTGCCAAACTCAGCAGCTCCTCCTACATATTTAGTGGCCATCTTTCAGAGAAAACCCTTCCATTTGATTGTTATTAAATAATTATGccgatttattttaattattttcatgtattttataataaaaaataaatcttgttAATCTGATCTTTAGTGGTGTAGCAGTAGGCTACTCGTAATGAACTAAgaagttgttttaaatgtaggttaattatgaAGAATGAATAGGCCTACGTACACTATATATTTGTAAGACtgaaaaattaaaaggaaaccCTACATGTTCTATTTTCAGTTGCGTTGTAATGGTTCATTAATTACCTCAATTAAGGTTAAATTGGAAAAATGTTCACttgtctttattttagtttttaggaCTACACTAGCTTAATGGAAACATGTCTGTAGGGTTTATAGGTGTGTCTGAGCATCATGT includes:
- the LOC123966637 gene encoding histone H4 type VIII, with product MSGRGKGGKGLGKGGAKRHRKVLRDNIQGITKPAIRRLARRGGVKRISGLIYEETRGVLKVFLENVIRDAVTYTEHAKRKTVTAMDVVYALK